The following is a genomic window from Nitrospira sp..
GATCTTTTAAAACACTCTGATAGCCGGGATTGTAGGAGATCACCAGCATGAAATCGTCCGCCGCCTCGACGATCTGGCCCTTCTTTTCAATCGGCAGCACCCGGCGGTCATCGCTGAGCGGATGGATGATCACCGTTGTGTCTTTCCGCGCCTCGACCACTTCGTCGAGATAAACGATCGCGCCATGCTTCACGCCGACTGTCAGCGGACCGTCCACCCACACCGTCTCCTGCCCCTTCAGCAAATAGCGCCCGACGAGGTCGGATGCCGTCAGATCTTCATGGCAGGCCACCGTAATCAACGGCCGGCCGAGTTTGTGGGCCATGTGCTGGACAAACCGAGTCTTCCCACAGCCGGTCGGCCCCTTCAGCATCACCGGCATTTTGCTCTTGGCGGCAATCGTAAACAAACCGACCTCGCCGCGCACCTCGGCGTAGAACGGTTCCCTGTCGATACGAAAGCCCTGAATATCGAGTTCGCGTCCTGCCTGACTCATAGCGAATCCATCCTACAGTGGAATAGTTTGGGGCACGATAAACGGAACCGAGGAGGAAGATCAAGCCAATCGAAAAAGGATCGGATGGCCCGGCTAGGCTACCTTCACACCGTCCAACACCTCGCGAACCTTCTGGACCAAGACGTTCGGGGTAAACGGCTTTTGGAGAAACGCCGTGTCCCGCTTAATCCCGCCTTGCACAAAGACAGGATGGTCGGGATAACCCGACATGTACAGCACTTTGATTTCCGGCCTGACCGACGTGAGCTTTTCCGCGACTTCCGGCCCGCTCATCTGCGGCATCACCACATCGGTCAGCAAGAGGTGAATCGGGCCGAGATGACGAGTGCCGGTCAGCAGCGCTTCGATGCCATGGCGGGCTTCCAGCACCGTATAGCCATGCAACCGCAGCGTCTCATGGACCAGCCCTCTGACAGCCGGCTCATCCTCGACCAGCAGGATCGTCTCGCGACCGTGCACGCGATCGGCATTCGCGGGAGCGGCCTGGCCGCTCTGCGCCACGCCATCCACCCGCGGAAAGAAAATCTTAAATGTCGTGCCTTTATCAATCTTGCTCTCGACCCCGATCGTGCCGCCGCTTTGCTTCACAATGCCGTAGACCGTGGACAAGCCCAGTCCTGTTCCTTTTCCTTTGGCCTTGGTCGTAAAAAACGGCTCAAAGAGATGCGACTGCGTCTCCTCGCTCATCCCCTGTCCGGTATCCTTGACGGCCAGCAACACATAGTCGCCTGGTTCTAGGGGCATCGTCTCGCGGCGCGGGCCCCTGCCGATCGAGACATTCCGCGTTTCAACGGTCAACCGGCCCCCGGTCGGCATCGCATCGCGGGCATTCACCGCCAGGTTCATCACAATTTGTTCGATCTGCCCAGGATCCGCCTTGATGGCCCCCAAATTCTGCTCCAGCTCCGAACAGAGCTCAATGATATCCTCGCCCAACAGGCGCCGCAGCATCCCGTCCATATTCATGACAATCGCGTTCAGATCGACTACCTTCGTCGCGACAAATTGGCGGCGGCTGAAGGCCAGGAGTTGACTCGTCAGGCCGGCCGCTCGATCCGCGGCTTTCTTGACCTCTTCCATCTCGCGCTTGGCCGGATCGCTGGCGCCCAGGCGCCCCAAGATCAACTCGCTGTATCCGCGAATCACCGTCAGCAAATTATTGAAGTCGTGCGCGACGCCGCCGGCGAGCCGGCCTACCGCCTCCATCTTCTGCGATTGCCGGAGCTGCGCCTCGGTCTGTTGCAGCGCGTCTTCCGCCTTGGTGCGCTCGCCGAACTGGCCGATTTTGAGCCCGATATCCGTGACCATCTTCAACAGCTCGTCGTCCGGCTCCCGCACATACCGGCTGAAGAACTCAATGACCCCCTCGATCTCGCCGGCGATGCGAATCGGAAACCCGAACCCTCCATGCAGCCCGGCCTGGGCCGCTGCCTCGGTCCGAAGAAATTGAGGGTCCAGCCCGACATTCGCGACCCAACAAGGCTGGCCACTCGCCAAGATCCGCCCCGGCAACCCTTCCCCCGGCGCAAACGACTGCTGCCACGCCGCCAGCGCAAAGGCATCGCCCTGAAACGCCGACGCCTGCCATTGATCCAAACACCGCAGCACATTGGTCTGTTTATCCAACCGCCAGAACAATCCGAGATCCCAGTCCAGGCTTTCACCGACCGCCTGAACGATCTTGGGCACGGCTTCTTCCAATGTCGAAGACTCGGACAAAACCCGGGTTACGGCATACTGCGACGCCAATCGCCGCTCGGCCTTCCGCCGGTCGGTGATGTCGCGGACGAACGCGCTGAAAATATAGGCTTCGCCAATCCGGGCCGGAGACACGGACAACTCCACAGGAAACTCCCGCCCGTCATGATGGCGCGCCGTGATTTCGATCCGGCGATTGAGAATCGGCCCAACGCCGGTCCTGAGAAACTCCTGGAGCCCATGGACATGCGCCGCGCGATCCTGCTCAGGGATGACCGTCTCCGACAAAATTCTCCCCAGCACTTCACCGCGAGACCAGCCGAAAATCGCCGTCGCCTGAGCGTTCCAATCGGTAATCACGCCCGCCGCATCAATGGTGATCACCCCATCAAGCGCCGTATCGACAATGGCGCGATTACGCTCTTGACTCTGAAGCAACGCGGCTTCAGCCGCGCGCGCCCAGGCGCTCTCCTGCTGGGCTTGGCGGTATTCCGCCCGCAGCCGCACGGTCGACCACAGCAGCAACATCAGAAGCGGAAACCAGATGACCAGCGCCGCGCCGCCGACCTTCCAGAGTACGCCAGATCGTATCGGCATTAGAATCGCGTCACGGTCGATCCGCACCAGCACCGTCCAGCCCAGGCCGGGGAAGTCTCCGTACCCCTTCGTCGCCGCATAGCCCGTCACGACCTGTGTGTGCCGGCGGAAATGTTCTTCGATCACATAACCCGGCTCTCCCGCCTGACTCAGTGTTACGGAGGGCAATCTCAGCTCAAGCAGATTGATCCGTTCTTGTAACGGCGATTTTG
Proteins encoded in this region:
- a CDS encoding Protein NorQ (MaGe:77309770), whose product is MSQAGRELDIQGFRIDREPFYAEVRGEVGLFTIAAKSKMPVMLKGPTGCGKTRFVQHMAHKLGRPLITVACHEDLTASDLVGRYLLKGQETVWVDGPLTVGVKHGAIVYLDEVVEARKDTTVIIHPLSDDRRVLPIEKKGQIVEAADDFMLVISYNPGYQSVLKDLKQSTKQRFMAIEFDYPSPAIETTVVEREAGVNRELAEKLVKLGGKVRNLKNHGLEEGVSTRLLIYAGTLIRQGVAPAQACDVAIARPITDDADMQRSILELVKAIF
- a CDS encoding Histidine kinase (MaGe:77309771) yields the protein MSFPVASPLAQSSRRYGWLPFLIVVVTILALGIGAVLLRYVERRLVWSAGEQLTLAAAEVSDNLDRLLFERYGDVKMMAHGVALRSPDRQYLSSYLAWMKTAYAPMYHWLGVTDSQGIMIASTEASLVGQNFSQSEWFRSARELRRGQVGDVARPESNQGVGMVAFTAPILDADGTFLGAVTTRVAVPVLEDVTTRTIRALQRREGFGGAVEYQMLAKSGEVFVDSKSPLQERINLLELRLPSVTLSQAGEPGYVIEEHFRRHTQVVTGYAATKGYGDFPGLGWTVLVRIDRDAILMPIRSGVLWKVGGAALVIWFPLLMLLLWSTVRLRAEYRQAQQESAWARAAEAALLQSQERNRAIVDTALDGVITIDAAGVITDWNAQATAIFGWSRGEVLGRILSETVIPEQDRAAHVHGLQEFLRTGVGPILNRRIEITARHHDGREFPVELSVSPARIGEAYIFSAFVRDITDRRKAERRLASQYAVTRVLSESSTLEEAVPKIVQAVGESLDWDLGLFWRLDKQTNVLRCLDQWQASAFQGDAFALAAWQQSFAPGEGLPGRILASGQPCWVANVGLDPQFLRTEAAAQAGLHGGFGFPIRIAGEIEGVIEFFSRYVREPDDELLKMVTDIGLKIGQFGERTKAEDALQQTEAQLRQSQKMEAVGRLAGGVAHDFNNLLTVIRGYSELILGRLGASDPAKREMEEVKKAADRAAGLTSQLLAFSRRQFVATKVVDLNAIVMNMDGMLRRLLGEDIIELCSELEQNLGAIKADPGQIEQIVMNLAVNARDAMPTGGRLTVETRNVSIGRGPRRETMPLEPGDYVLLAVKDTGQGMSEETQSHLFEPFFTTKAKGKGTGLGLSTVYGIVKQSGGTIGVESKIDKGTTFKIFFPRVDGVAQSGQAAPANADRVHGRETILLVEDEPAVRGLVHETLRLHGYTVLEARHGIEALLTGTRHLGPIHLLLTDVVMPQMSGPEVAEKLTSVRPEIKVLYMSGYPDHPVFVQGGIKRDTAFLQKPFTPNVLVQKVREVLDGVKVA